The sequence below is a genomic window from Anopheles cruzii chromosome 3, idAnoCruzAS_RS32_06, whole genome shotgun sequence.
ATTCCGATGAACAAGTCCATCTAATCAGCGAGCCCCTCGCCGCTGCTGTCCCGATAACAGCACTTATCTTAGCTCGCGGCGATAAGCGTAAGTAAAATTCGAGTTCCGTAAGTCAAATTATCGCACACTGCTTATCACATggcaagagagagcgagagaagagcCCGACGGAGCTCGCGATTGAAggaaatatttcgccccacACGGAAAATATTTCACCCGCCGGCCGTTGCGGATTTCAAAGGGAATTCAAACGGTGGTTATATTGCTAGTCCGTTAGCGTGACagtggattttttttgtaggCTGCTAGCGTGATCATAGAATCGCCGAGGTACCTCAGTGTAACCACTTGGTTACCACAACTCACGGCTTCAACAGGGAGGATAAAACTAATAACCGCATGGAGATGGACATTCTAGCGACTATGGTTAcgctccacaaaaaaaaacgtatcGAATGCATGCGTATTCGAATGGAAAAAACATCGATAAGAACTGTCAGTTGATTGGCGTGGACTAGAAGGTTTGTAACaatgtatttttcttctgTAATCCATAAATGTACAACGAAGTGATAGTGGGTGAAGCGATAAAGAACCGATATTAAAATAAGTACGTACATAGAGCTGGGTATTTCTCATTTGTATACAGAACCAGCGTTATTTAAATTGGCTGAACTTAAACAAGAAAGCGTAATAATTTATTGAATGGTCCAACAAAAATCCACCGTTCATCGTGAGCTACTCCTTCGTCTCACGGATCACCGGAACGGGCAGATGGGCCACGTCGGGGCGCACCGCACGCCCAGCCCTTGCCTGGCGCTGCAACCGGTAGTAGCATATTTCGAAGAACCACGGGATGACGCAGAGCGCCAGCATGAGCGTGAGGCAATGGAACGAAATGGTGTAGCTGCCGGTGACGTCACGGATGTAGCCGATGATCGGCCCGATAGCGAACGTAATGTTGCCCTGCAGGAACATAAACAGCCCGTAGCCGGACGGAAACCTAGCGGAGACGCACCGAAACAGCATCCGTCAACGAAACAAGAGATAGTGCCGCGCGGCCACTCGTCAGGCGCGTTACTTACCGCTCCTGGGGCAGATACTCGGAGAACAcgagcggcagcggcacgtGAATCCACGTGCGCAGGAAACCCATTATGGCCGTCACGATGGCCATCCCGTAGAAGtcgaacacacacaggaacCCTGCCGGGGCGAACGTGTCGGGCACGGAATTGAAATGGGGAACAAGTTAGAAAGACAAACGGTAATCGCACCGGGAGTCGTTGGGATGGGCCGGCCACCAGCTGGGCGGCCATTGTTTTTCATTCGGGGCCCAGTCAGGATTTTCGAAGTAATTACCGAAACGTGCCACGATCGTGAAGAGCGCCCCGGCCAAGTAGACGTAGCGGGCCTTAATGTTGAGAAATGTGCTCGAAATGGCCAGGAAGATGCGCGATATTAGATCCGCTCCGGccccgatggcgatgattAGCGAAACGTCCGGCTGATCggaagagagagggagggcgaacgagagagagagcggtgaAAAAATGTGAGCTGCAATTGCGTTCGGGGGCTGAAGATGCCATTAGTATTCACGGCCATGCgtcaccaaccgaccgaccgaccggctggcggCATTGGGATCCAATTTAAATTGCATTTCCCGCTGGCCGCCCGGAACCATACCTTGCTGAACGACATCATGAAGAGGTACATCGGCTGCAGGGTGAAGAAGGCGAGGTCGGAGTagagagcgaacgagatgCCGAGGACGATGTTGACGTAAATTGGATCCTTGAGCAGCGTCAGGTCAAGGAAGTCGACCAGAATCTGCCACTtggtggccggctggctgtcCCGCTCGGTGCTGTCGCTCACGACGACCGGCCCGGACCAGTTGCCGAGCCCCGGTATCGATGACGCCCGGCGGGACCCCCGCAGCTTCTGACCACGCACTCCGCCAGCCATCCGGTGCTCCTCCGGGTGTTCCTTGGCGTCCATGGCGGCCAGCTCCTGGTCAGCGGTAGGCAGCGGAACCCGCCGCATGTGCCAGTCGACCGGGTGCATCACAAGCATCGCCAGCAGGGTGTGGCTGTTGACGGCCGCCAGCACCGCCAGGCAGCCTCGGAACCCGTACGCCTCCATCGTGCGCTGGATGAAGATCGGATAGAACATGGTGCCGAGTCCGATCAGCGTCTGGGCGATGCTCATCATGACCACGCGCTTTTCCACGAAATACGCGTTGAACGTCGTGTACGAGACCGGGATCATCAACCCGAACCCAGCACCTAaagccgccggaaccggacgaaAGGCGGAGGGGGGATCGGGTCATGCTAATTTTCCGCCACGTTTGCCGTGTGCCTACCTTGAAAGATGGCGAACGAGACGAGCAGCTCGTTGGTGGTGCGCACGAAGACGGTCAGCAGGCTGCCGACGATGTAGGACGCGGCCCCAAGCAGGCCGACCGTCCGGCAGGACGTCTTCTTCATCAGCGTGTTGGTGAAGAGCCCGGCAAAGCTAAGCGCACTAAAGAAGCAGCTCGTGATGAGCGCGATGGCGCCGGTCTCCTCACCCAGGTCGGTCAGGAAGTCCCCGAACATTAGCCCGAACGAGGGCAGCGACCCGAGTGTCACCACGAACATCATCGCCATCCCGGTGCCAACCAGTAGGCCCCAGCCACCCTCGGGTGGAACTCGACGGTACTGGACGCCTTTGCCATTCGCCACCAttcctgttccggttccgctgcaCAGTAGTAGCTCACACACGGCACCGACTCGAGTTGCCGGCTTGTCGGACACAGACTCCGGCTGTGCGGGTTTATCGCCGGTGCTTTTTATCAACTCCCTGGACCGATCCGTCAAATCCGGCTAAGGCCAAGCCCAAGGAGTAATGACTGTTGCCGGAAGGCGCGGTTTGCTCAAGGTTTTGGGCCGgccgccatttcgccatttagCGCTATCGCAGAACAAACAGCGGTTCGTCGCCACGAGCCCCCCAACACGGATTAGATGTTCGTCGTCGACGACCTTCCACTTTCTAATGTCTACTGGACGGGTAGAAAAGGGGGATGATAGGATTGCGTGGTGTTTACCCACCCGGCCACGCGATGCTAGGTGGCGATAAGACACACGGGGCTACCGTTCGAGAAAGTAATCGGACGCAACGATAAGCTGGAGGATTCGGAGGATCGGAGGGTGACATTTTATTCAACGCGGCGCCCGTTCGGTTTAGATGACGAAGAAATCGTAGTCCAACACTATCGGAACAATCCGGGATCCGGGGGTTCCGGTCTTCCGTAGCCAGGGTCTCGCCAGTGGCAACCGGCGCCGAgttctggtggtggtcgtagACTGCCCAGACAAGTTTCTGTAGCGAGTGACCGTACGCCACCTTCGGGTCGTAGTTGTCCGAAGACGACGCCGTCGAAGACGACGTCGAACGACGGTTGGCGTCATTCCGGTGGTACTGCTGGTCCTTCTGCGCAAGCTGCGCAGGTCGTTCGACTCGTCTACACGGTTTACGGATCGGAACCTCTTCGTCCCAGTCGTAGTTCGTTTGCGGAAACCTTTGCTCGGGGTACGCCATGAGACAACGATCGAGCGCATGGTCGATATGGCAGGCACGTTCCAAGGACCGTTGAATGGTAACAACCCCGAATGCCCGAAACTGAAGCCGGGTTTAAGGCTGTTGAAGATATGAGAATCACTGAGCTTAAAACCCAGTGGCACGATCGATGCTGGGCCCCGGGAACCGCCCGCGTTTATGGGACTGAAATTTGTCGGATTGTACATCACGGGTATAGGAACGGCTGGGGTAGGACCGTACAGTATGGGCGTTTCGGGCATAGTAACGTTGTTGGGGTTTAAATCGTCCGGACTGTACGACGCTGTTTCCTCCGGTGACACTGTaagtggaaaagaaaccgGAGCAAGAAGCTTTTCCTTAGCTCGATCGTCACATCGGCCATCTCACTAGGGTTTGTCCAGTACGGAGTGGCTGCTAGCGTGCTGTTGAACGGATCTTCCGGATACGGGGGGCTGTTGTTACTCGCATCGGTAGCCCATATGGTAGCGAAAGGCTCGGTGGATCCATCCGGGCCATACAATCCCGGTTCCGTCGTGCTGCTAGAGGCGAATGCTGGCGAGGAGTAGTCCGTTGAGCTGTCAGGCGACgcagtgctgctgcttgaaTCTGCATCGGAGGACGATGCGTCTTCCGTTGAAGGGGCTGTTGACCAATCATCGGTCTGTGACTGTGAAAGATTTATTGGTTCGATTAGAAAATTCTACACACTCTGGTACGGTGCGAACCGTTATGATAGGCAGTAGACAGCCAAGCACAAGGCCACAGAAATACACGCGCTCACTAGAACACTTCATCGTGAACTGCGCATTGTGAAGGTTGTGTTCGATGTTACTAGGCCCCCCGAATCCAACTGCCCAATTATTATGGCATTATAATGCGTTTAATGGAAATGATCTGAATAGTTTGGGAAGGCCGACACAGATAGTGTTATAACTTTTCACTCGGCTCAAAACGTCCTAACTAGTGGAATACGCGGTGGAATCTGCAATCTGCATTAAATTAAgttaaagaaagaaaacattggaacaaaatgagtttaaattcaaaattttaaaGGCCGTTTCACGCAATTCACAATCAAATCGCGCGCAACTATTAGACTTGCACACGACTAGTCTTTGGCGTtacgcctaaaagtatgcaatcaGAGCGACATTTAATCGACGGGCGAAGGGATTCGTTTTGTGTTGGCGAATTTGACTGAAATTCACCTTTCCAACATACGAATATGCTTGAATGAAAAGGTTAAACCGTGATTACTAGTTGCTCAACAGCTTGTGATAAGCAACAAAATGTTGGGCCATCAAATACTGTCCTTCgaatattatttaaatatcTCCCTCACTGTTGATCCGCAAGCAATGATTTCACTGCCACGCACGGAACCGAAAATTGGCAGTTTTATTCGGGGCAGTAAAGTGTTTTAATATCGCCATATGACTCTCGGCGATGTTTTCATTCGACTCCTGCTTTGGCCGCACCTTACCGAACACCATcgaccaccgtcgtcgacgtcgctTGAACGACAATAAACTGCGAAATCAAATGCGAAGCAATGGACGGCTCTGCGGCGCGGTGGAATGACAAACCCAGCGTCGCGGTTTtcgatttaataaaaacacattACCCTCCAGCGCACTGCTCTGGAGGCTGCTGTCAAGTCGCTGCCGATTCGACTCACCGCAGCCCGTAATCCGACTTTAATTTGCGCGCCGCTTTTGTGCGCCCCACCCAAAGCCGCGCGGTGCAATTGCAACGCAGCGACCGGCACGTCGTCCTGGCCAGAGTTACAGCTTTCGTGAGCGGCCGTTCCCTGTGGAGGTGACGGTTTGTTTACACTCAAGCTGCAGCAATATTCAACCCGGCTCGCGGCAGCCAGCGATGCTCATCGTCGGCGATCCCGCTGGCGATGAGTAAGAGCGTGCCGGGTCGCGGTCCGGTCAGCGAGCGAGCAACGGGTTTATAAATTTCCTTGCCGTACGCGTgggattaatttaaataaaccgaaaatggccaactaaacggtggcggcggaccCTTTTGcgctccgggtccggttcgACGGTCCAGAGGATCCGTGGCCCCCTTGGGGGGAGGCTGTAAGTGTGCCGGATGTggtgaaaacgaaaacacaagcATCCGCACATTTTTGTTAATAACCGAGAGTGAGCGCATGGAAGCTTATGATGCTGGAGAGCCGAATGGGCAGCCGAATGGGgttgcaaaatattttcatcTGAAATCCCTATTTATGTTGCTTGCAGTGCCATTCGGGTGAATAATGCTTTTTCATTaatgtttcgaaaaaaaatgtttaacagCATAACTTTACATTCCTTTTTCGTCGATTGGCATTGTGTGTGCTCTTCTCTAGAGGATCAAATAGACCCAGCTTGACGCGAAAGTGCATTCATTAAATGATTATGAGCTCacgtgtggtggtgatgattcTATGCACGAATCCGTATTATGCTCACCGATTGACGGACATGCGTCCACCAGCGTAAAGACACGACAAACAAGCGTTCGGAGCGCGGAAAGCAAACATTCTTGAACTCGGGCTGCACGAGCAAACAGCGTCACGTGCCTCGGCTGCGGCCGCGAATGCATTTGGTCAGCGGAATGAGCGGAACGGGACCGCCGATGGCGAAGGATCAAACATAGGTCAGGTTGAGCAATATTTAACTATGCCGGCAATCCGAACGGACTTTGGCAAACACGCCATTCCAGAACGGAACGAAGTGCCGGCGAATGTGGCCTCGAATAATACATTAGGCACATTCAGTGGAAGTCGGTGAGTTAGCTTCCGCGTTGTTCCCGCTTCAGTTGTTGTCCTAAAGCCAATTTTGGCTTTCCACCAAAAAACCCGGCAGCCCAACCCGATGTCTTACACGAACATTGAGCTATCATAAACCCAATTGCCGACGATACGGCGAAAGcgattcgacgacgacgacaattcGTCGAAAGGAAATTCCGCGATAACCGCGACGGAACCTCGGAAACTCGATACTGAAAAATGGCTTGATCAGTCCAATGGAATGCGACGCGCCGTTCTCGACACTTTCGGGCTGTCGCGAAGATTTCACGCCACCGATAGTGTCCGCGGAGTGCGGATTGCCTTGCGCACCAGCGAACGCCttcctgtgtttttttttactgtcgCCCCAAAAACAACgtcggcagcaccggcagggAGCGAAATGTGCGCAATAAAAATATGGCTTCGACGAAATTATTTGACACAAGACTGGCACGGGGGAGGTTGGAAGCAAAGGGCTGCGAACACCCGTGGAACACGTGGAAGCCCTAACGGGAAGAAGCACTGCGTCGTAACAAATGATGCCGGCAAGGAGAATAAATTAACCAGAAGCATGTAATCGATCGGATGGTCGGCGCGGGAACGGACACCCGGTCTCAGGAAGTGGGGTGCCGGGGTGCCGGGGTCTCCGGCTCTCAACGACAAGTAACACGCTACACGGGATCGGGTCACTAAACACTTTCTTTATAGCAGACGGTAGGCTTGGTTCGCATGTTGGCCACAGAGATGGTGGTACGAGTACGGatatggcggcggcggaagtacGGGCATACCCGGGAAGTACCGTGGCCAACCGGGGGCCGCGTGGTTGGGCGGTACGGGAGGAACCGGAACGTAGGCGACGTACGGTTGCATCGTGGTCGGCGGCTGGATGCTGCCTCCGGGCGGATCGTACCGAGCCTCGACAGGATTCATCGTGACCGTGATCCACGTCGGCTCGACGCtgtgcggccggccggtcgtcgtcggcggcggcgagctgGTTCCGGATGGGTCTTCAGGATGGGCCGGCGTGTTCTGGCCGTACCACAGGTCCGGCAGATGCTGCGAAGGCAAATTACCAAACCGTAAGGCACCCGATGGGCTCGGTGAAAGCGATATTAATTATCCGGGCGTTACCACAGTCGGTGCACCGATCACCagaggcaccaccaccgccagcagcacagTGGCGGACAAACTTAGCGCACGACTCATGCTGACTACTACTGCTCTACACAGAGAGATACTGAACACCGCAGGCGAGATTGGCTGCACAACTGAATCCCTGGCCGATGGTGAGCTGCGAATAAATAGAAACATTTGAAACGATTGCACCGAACCGGGGCAAGGGCGTCGCAGCTTATCAGCCCTTCGGCAGCGGAGAGCACCCTCGGTCGACCCGACGTCACACGCGTGCAAGGATTGCATTCTAATCGGATGCACGATGCACGCTGATACCGGTTGAAGTAGAACTGGCTCAAGAACGGTGAGACTTGGGAGAGCTGTTTTTGTAACGATCTTTCGGTTATCTGTTTACTTGTCGATTTCTTTTGTTGGTTTGCTCATTTTATAGTTACTTTCTCTTGGCTTTTTTGAAATTTTGTAATTCTCAA
It includes:
- the LOC128271923 gene encoding monocarboxylate transporter 7, which produces MVANGKGVQYRRVPPEGGWGLLVGTGMAMMFVVTLGSLPSFGLMFGDFLTDLGEETGAIALITSCFFSALSFAGLFTNTLMKKTSCRTVGLLGAASYIVGSLLTVFVRTTNELLVSFAIFQGAGFGLMIPVSYTTFNAYFVEKRVVMMSIAQTLIGLGTMFYPIFIQRTMEAYGFRGCLAVLAAVNSHTLLAMLVMHPVDWHMRRVPLPTADQELAAMDAKEHPEEHRMAGGVRGQKLRGSRRASSIPGLGNWSGPVVVSDSTERDSQPATKWQILVDFLDLTLLKDPIYVNIVLGISFALYSDLAFFTLQPMYLFMMSFSKPDVSLIIAIGAGADLISRIFLAISSTFLNIKARYVYLAGALFTIVARFGFLCVFDFYGMAIVTAIMGFLRTWIHVPLPLVFSEYLPQERFPSGYGLFMFLQGNITFAIGPIIGYIRDVTGSYTISFHCLTLMLALCVIPWFFEICYYRLQRQARAGRAVRPDVAHLPVPVIRETKE
- the LOC128274032 gene encoding uncharacterized protein LOC128274032 — its product is MSPEETASYSPDDLNPNNVTMPETPILYGPTPAVPIPVMYNPTNFSPINAGGSRGPASIVPLGFKLSDSHIFNSLKPGFSFGHSGLLPFNGPWNVPAISTMRSIVVSWRTPSKGFRKRTTTGTKRFRSVNRVDESNDLRSLRRRTSSTTGMTPTVVRRRLRRRRLRTTTTRRWRTVTRYRNLSGQSTTTTRTRRRLPLARPWLRKTGTPGSRIVPIVLDYDFFVI
- the LOC128273838 gene encoding uncharacterized protein LOC128273838 isoform X1, translated to MSRALSLSATVLLAVVVPLVIGAPTVHLPDLWYGQNTPAHPEDPSGTSSPPPTTTGRPHSVEPTWITVTMNPVEARYDPPGGSIQPPTTMQPYVAYVPVPPVPPNHAAPGWPRYFPGMPVLPPPPYPYSYHHLCGQHANQAYRLL
- the LOC128273838 gene encoding uncharacterized protein LOC128273838 isoform X2 → MSRALSLSATVLLAVVVPLVIGAPTHLPDLWYGQNTPAHPEDPSGTSSPPPTTTGRPHSVEPTWITVTMNPVEARYDPPGGSIQPPTTMQPYVAYVPVPPVPPNHAAPGWPRYFPGMPVLPPPPYPYSYHHLCGQHANQAYRLL